The genomic window GCCATCTCCGCCGACGTGACAGATCTCGAGTCCATCCGGAAAGCTGTCGCCCAGATTGAGAAGGAGGTCGGCTACGTTGATGTTCTGATCAACAACGCTGGTGTCTTGGGCCCCAAGTCCGGGCAGCCAATCCACGATGCGCAGTCCATCGAGGCGGTCCGCGACGCTATGATCATGGGCATGAACGGCAACGACTGGAGCCAGGCCTTCGAGATCAACACAAAAGCCGTCGTCGGCGTGTCTGCGCTGTTCCTCCCACTGCTTGAGGCTGCGAACACGCGTCGGGGGTGGGCACCGGGTCGCGTGACCGGCACAGGGAATGCCAGGCAGCGCGACACAACCAAGCTGAAGGAGGCTGGTgtagacgacgacgacgaccgcATGGCTCACATCATTACGGTCGCCTCAGTTGCCAGCTACATGCGCTGGATATCCGCCGGCCTTGCATACAATGCAACGAAAGCTGCAACAGCACAGATTGGCAAGATTTTAGCGACGTTTTTGGCAGAGTGGGGGGTCAGGAGCAACATTGTATGCCCTGGGCCGTATCCCAGTGAGATGACGAGTTCGAATCCGCCCGTGTATGGCACGAATCAAATTCCGCAGGGACGCATGGGAAACGTGAATGATATGGCAGGATTGATTCTATTCATGGTGGGCAAGGCTGGAGCGTACATGAATGGCACAAGCCAGCTTACGGATGGGGGCAGGACTGCGGTGTTCCCTTCCACATACTGATTGCTCGTATATAGGTGTGTGGTATAGCTACAGTGGTTTGATGGCTCTGTAATCTCTGAACACTATTTACCAAGTGCACCATAGGCACGACCAGTCCCTCCAATCATTTCAAGCTTTTGTCCGAAGCAACTTCAGTCTAGCAAGCGCCCATGTGCGATGCTCGAAGTCGCCTCAGTCTCCACGTGTGGATGACGTCAAGAAACTCAAGTCGCCTCATCTACTCAACCTCACCCTAGCATTACTCAGTATAGACACCACATTCACAGAGATCTTTCAAATCAATACCCAGTGCCTACCCACCTCAATATCTTAAACACACACACCACATACACACATCAACATGTCCGCTCAGCCCAACGGTAGCAACAACATGGAGAACCCCGGTCTCATCGCTAGCCACGCACAATATGTCAAGGGCGCTGCTGAGGTATGTCTTCCCTATATCCATATTTCACTGCAGGTTTCATCCGCATGCTTGAAGCCTCTCCGCACACCACCTCCATTATACTGACCTCAACAGGCGACAATTGGCTCCGTAACCGGCAACCAAGCCTGGGCAACCTCGGGCGAGCAGGACAAGAACCAAGCCATCGACGCAATGAAGGCCGCGAGCGAGAACAGAGATACCTCTCAGGGATACGGTGGCGTTGAGCAGGCGGCGGGGAATTTGGTTGGCTGTGAGGGTATGCAGAAGGAGGGTGCTGAGAGCAAGAAGCAGTAGGAGCGAGATCACATCGGCCTAGTAATACCAATAACGATGCGTTGAACACTATCCTGGTCCACATAACAGCACGTTCGAAGGCACGGCCTCAACCTTCAACCTACTTGTGACAAGTCGACGGCTTTGACTGACTGGCAGAAGCAGATGGTGAGGCATTCCAGCTGAATTTAAAGATTCATCACAGCATTGTCGACTTCGCATCAGTATAGATCTGAAGAAGAACACAACTGATTCGAAGTTGTAGGATGGGTGCGAGGGTGATCGACCCACGGCAGACTCTAGGCGAACCTCGGCATTAGTGGAGCTTTTCACCTTCCTACCCTGGCGACTTACAAATCAATACATTGCGCAATGCAACACACACTTTACTTAACATGAGTCCAAGTACCTCGCTTCTTCTCCTGCAGAGCCTCTAGAGTCAAGACTGTAGACAGTAGACCAGGCTCATCACTTGCAGTTGGTGCCTTTTCAAGTATCAACGCCCACACTACAGACCACACCGAAAGTATTTGCAAGAGAAAACACCATCAACATGGCACCACCCCCTGAGCTCAATGTCGGAGTTCCCGACCTCGAGTATTTCACTCCTCAGCACGTCACCTCCCCCGGCACGCCAGTGTCTTCGACACAAGAAAAGCCAGTTCCCGCACTGTTCCAACCGCTCACCATCCGCGGCACGACCCTTCGCAACCGCATTCTTGTCGCGCCCATGTGCCAGTATTCAACAGCGTCTCATGGTCCAGCAACCGGTGCGCTGACGGACTACCACATCGCTACTCTGGGCCACTACGCGCTCAAAGGCGCGGCGCTGGTCATGTTCGAAGCTACGGGTGTCCAATTCAACGGCCGCATATCGCCAAACTGCCCCGGAATATGGAGCGATGCACAGATCCCCGCATTGCGCCGCGTGAGCGACTTCATCAAATCCCAGGGCAGTCTTAGTGCCATTCAGCTAGCCCACGCCGGGCGCAAGGCGAGTACCTGCGCGCCCTGGATTGCTGGAGCGCAGCGCACGAGTGGGGGAAAGAGAAAGGTCAGTGTGCGGGCAAGCGAAGCCGCGGGTGGGTGGCCCGACGATGTTGTAGGGCCTATGGGGGGTGAGGAGTGGACGTGGGATGAGAAGAAGTTGGATGATGAGGTTGGTGGGTACTGGGCACCGCGAGCGCTGAGCGAGACAGAGATTGCTGAGCTGGTGGCGGACTGGGCCAAGGCGGCGGAGAGAAGTGTCAAGGCAGGTATTGATGTTATTGAGATTCACGGCGCCCACGGATATCTCATCCATCAATTTCTCTCGCCCCTCACAAACCAGCGGACCGACAAATATGGCGGGAGTTTCGAGAACAGGACGCGGCTGCTGCTTGAGATTATCCAAGCCATCCGCGCCGTCATTCCGCAGTCGATGCCGCTGTACTTGCGCATCAGTGCAACCGAGTGGATGGAGGAGACGGACCTGGGCCAGCGCCTCGGTAGCTGGGACGTCGAGAGTTCAATCCGCCTAGCCAAGATCGTAGCAGGGCTAGGCGTGGATCTCCTGGACGTCAGCAGCGGCGGCAACCACGTGCAGCAGAGGCTCAATCCCTTCGACACCAAGGACTACCAGACACGCATCGCCTCGCGCATCAGAGAGGAAGTCAAGAAAGACGGCGGCAAGCTGTTCATCGGTGCCGTAGGCCTCATCACCGAAGCCGAGCAGGCGCGCGACATAGTCGAAGAGGGCGGTGCTGCCCTTGCTGCGCGATCCAGCGACCCAGACATTGCACAGGAAGCGCGCGCCGCTGTGCGCATGACCGATTCCCACAACGGCGCCAACGGTAACGAGCCCCAGGCTGATGTCATCCTGGTCGCGCGGCAGTTTTTGCGCGAGCCCGAGTGGGTGCTGAGAGTGGCGTGGCAGCTGGACGTGGACGTTGCGTGGCCGAACCAGTTCCTGAGGGTGCGGTTCCCGAAGCTGTGAATGAAGTCAATAAAGAGAGACGCACATCATGATAGATTCTGGTCCTAGAGCAATGCTAGATGGATAGATACACGATGATTTATTGCCATCCCTTCATAGGAAAAACATGCCCTTCTCCGCATATTTTACCTCATACCACTCACACACATCAGCCTTCAAACCACCGCGCCCATTTATCCTCCAGTCCCCGCCGTCATTAGCTGGATCGTACCCCTCCCAGAGACAGACATCTATACAGATATCAGTTCCTCTTCACGTGCAATCAACCAGATACACCCAACCCGGATCAAACCAACAGGGAAAAAGAAAGAGATAGCTGGCAAAGCCTTTCTAAAGCGAGCAGATTGCAAAACGCCGGAATGAATGTCCTGGATCTTGCAGATATGTTTTCTACCGGTGAGACGGGTCAGCTTCTTTGCTTGGGAAGCACACTAATCGCTGTTCCTAAGGGGGTTTGTAATGTCCTGCGTGGGTTGGTGCTCAAGCTGCCAGCAAAGGCGATAACCACCAAGATGCCGATGCCCTGTGGTATTTATGTGAGTGGACCCTCACTCTCAACAGTTAGAGCTGTTGTACTAAGTTGGGTGTCTTTGAGACGAGGTGGCTGGTTGTTAGGTGGATGAACGAATAGTCCGTACGCTTTGCAATGACAGTGTGGAGACCTCGTCACGGGCAACTTGAACTCGGGGGAGAATGCGTGGGTCTGGGATGGATTGATTGTGAGACGAACTATGGCCGAATGACGCCCGTATCGGTACATGAACATGACCAAGACTAGGGGTGTAGCCTAGTCGAAGAACGTCTCATGCGAAATCTTGTGCTCTATGGAATCGCATCGTTGAGATAGTTTCGCCCAAAGTAGCCCGACAACTGCATCGCGTGCTGGAACCTGTGGATATCCTCATCTTTGACCCATGTCCTCCATTGCAAAGCCTCCATGAAGACCATTTCCGCATGCCGCAGCTCAACACCTGGAATCCGCAGAATCAGTTGCTAACCGCGCGCACTGACATCCAGCATGCTTGCACATGCAATTCTGACCGCAATGGTCGTCCACAGCATCGTATAAGCAACCCCAACAGGATGTTGGGCGGGTCTGCACTTGCGAAACCTCAGCAGCAAGATGAGCGCGTATGACAGGACGTTTTCGAGGTCGATGCACCGGGTGCCATTTGTGTATATTGTATTGATCAAGACGGCAACGATACAGTCCGCGTGCACCGTCCTGTAGTCTTTCAGGTGCTGCCGTTGCGACGCTGCCGCCGCGGGTACGAAGATGAGTAGCGCATCAGGAGGTGCGTTACAGATGAAGCTCGCAAGGAACGAGGCGTGTGCGAACGTGCCTACAGGCCAGGGGTACTTTATCGGTAATCCGGTCATGGCCGCAGCCATAAGAGCAGCTCGTGGCAGGAAACGGACGTTCATAGTCTAAGGTTTGTCAATTTATGCGGATTGCTAGAGTGACCTGTGTCCCAGAAGATGCAGGATATCATGCGCCTGTAGAATGTGCCTGTAGAATGTGCCTGTAGAAGACGAATGTTTGGCTTGCTTGGACAGCAGGAAAGATGGACTGAGAGTGTCGTCGGCTGTGGGACGTACAAGTAGTACTGAGCTAACAATGTTGCTATATGTGAGGCGATATAACGATTGCTGCCTCAATCAAGGCCATAGTTTGCATTGGCGTAGGAAGTCCATGGGCTTCAAGCCATACTCACCATCTGGCGTCTTAGAAACAAGTCGTTCCTTCCTATCCACGCCCTTCTAATGGAAGTTGTTAGAAATCTTCACGCAGGCGCGGAGTCAGTTGTCTTGAGTGTTGGGGATGCATGGCTGAAGACTCCATTGGACCTCCGTGAAGGTCAAGTCCAAATCGCCATAGCTCTCGTGAGTACCGGAACGTTTTGGTGAGCTGGAATCTGACATAGTTACAGGCCAGTTGTGCTCTTCCATGAGCCTTGCAGACTTTCGTGCCTACCGTTTCAAGCAGCTCTTAGGAAAAACACTTCTAAACATCGTGGGCTCTTTGACTGTTCGGCGACGTCTATCGATATCCATCGTGCTTGGTAGGCGTTGAGAGCTTTCCCTGTTTCATGCATGTTCGACACTACAAAATAATAGTTGACGAAATTGCAGAATGCATGAGCCTTGCCGTACCGCAAAAATAGTGTCCCGCCTCTGTGACTCGTGTGGACTGGTGGAGTGTGTTAGAGCGCATCGTAGTCGGCGGTGCTGGATGACGACAAAAGCACGCCAGTCCATGCCACATGGGGAGAAATCGCGCCCGGAAGATCGCCATGACGGGAAATCGTAGGCCTCCACACAAGAGCTTCATCGCTTCCTGCTTCAAGGCTTGTAGCGTCGCAGCACGCAGCCCATACTCTTACAGCGATTCCTGGACCATAGTGCTGGATACCAATACCAGGTCCATGGGTTCGTACTCGGAAATGAACGTGCATTCCAGAGTTCTCGGGTCAAGCAGAACTTTTCATCCATTCATGGTGCGTAGTATCACCTTACGTACTGCAGCACGCCTATGCATTGTTGTGACTGTCGTTCGATGAAGCTTCAAGCCACTGGAGTTTCACCGTCAAGGGTGCAGTGCCCAAAGTGGTCGGTGTAGGCACGGTAGCCGCGGCTGTACCTCCCAAAACCACCAAGCGCCTCACCAACCCCGACATCTCCACCAAACTAGCAAATTTACGCACCAGCACCTGACAACTAGCAGGGGCCACAAGCGGAGGACTATCCTTTGTAAGACCTCGATCGAGTAATAACCGGCACGACCAGGTCGACGAGGCTGGTTGTCGGGCGTCTCCGTAACCTACTCTGCAGCCGTGATCTTGCCGATGTAACGTCTTATCGGCACTGGGGCGTATTGCTCGGTAAATTGACAAACGGTTGGGGATCACTAGTGAGAATCTGGGGGCCCGCGTTCTCCCCACACCGCCTGTGCTCCATGAGGCGGGAAAGTATACATGATGCATATACTTACATTTAGGTCGCGCGAGGGGTGCATATAAGTTGGCGACGATCCCATATCTCCACGCTCATCCGCATCATCAGCTTTTGTTGCAGTCGGTCTTCTGTGACTTTTGGCACCATGGACGCCGTCCGCAGCGCTTCCGTCACCTCAGCTCGGGTTCGCACCGACGCCGCCTTCAAAAACCGCTGGCAGACTCTGTTTAAGAACCCCAAGATCTTGATCATAGCCTTTTTTGCTTCGTAAGGCTACAGAGCTCCCTTGTTTAGGCCCTCTCACTAACACTGTATAGCTTTGGAGGCTTCGAGTATGGCTATCAACAAGGTGTTCTGGGCCAGTCTCTGGTCATGACCCGTTTCAAGGACAACTTCCCTTCTGTCATCGAATCAGCCTCCGCCACAGGTTGGCTCACCTCCATTCTGCAGCTGGGAGGTATCATCGGATCCCTCTCCGCCGGTGTTTTCGGTGAAGTCTTCTCTCGAAAGTACACCATGTTCAGCGCCTGCTGCTGGGTCGTTCTCGGATCGTACCTCTACATCGGAGCTTCACACCACAACCCTGCTATGCTGTATGCTGGACGCTTCTTTACCGGTATCGGTGTCGGTACCTTCTCTGGCGTCGGTCCTCTCTACAACGCTGAGATCGCACCCCCAGAGCTTCGCGGCTTGATTGTCTCCTTTTATCAATTTGCAACTATCTTGGGTATCATGCTTTCCTTCTGGATCGGCTACGGCTCCAACTACATTGGCGGTATTGGTGAGGGACAGAGCAACATGGCGTGGATGCTTCCCTCCATCATCCAGGGCATTCCAGCCGCCATTCTCGCCGTCGGCATTTGGTGGTTGCCATTCTCTCCTCGCTGGCTGATCAAGAAGGGCCGCGACGAAGAGGGTCTCAAGACACTTGCTTACCTGCGTAAACTCCCCCAGGACCACGAGCTCATTCAAGTTGAGTTCCTTGAGATCAAAGCCGAAGCCCTATTTGAACGCCGCTCTTTCCAGAAGAACTTCCCCAACCTGGCTGCCAAGGAGCAAGGCAGCGTTTGGGTCCGCGAGTTTGCGCAATACTACCAGATTTTTCGCACCTGGGACAACTTCAAGCGTGTTTCTACAGCCTGGCTGGTCATGTTCTTCCAGCAGTGGAGTGGTATCGACGCGATTATCTACTACGCCTCAAATGTCTTCGAGTCCGTGGGTTTGACAGGAGGCACTCAGGCTCTGCTCGCCACTGGTGTTACCGGCGTCGTGTTCTTCGTCAGCACGCTGCCTGCTATGGTCATCATCGACAAGGTCGGCCGCAAGCCCATGTTGCAAGTTGGCTCCGCCGTCATGTTGGTCTCCATGGTTCTTGCCGGTATCCTGGTGGCCAAGTTCCAGCATGACTGGGTCACACACAGCGGTGTGGGATGGACTGTCGTCGCTTTCATCTGGGTCTACATAGGCGCTTTCGGTGCCACCTGGGGACCTGTGTCTTGGACACTGGTCTCCGAAATATTCCCACTTTCCATCCGATCCAAGGGTGCTTCGATCGGCGCCTCGAGTAACTGGCTCAACAACTTTGCTGTTGCCTTTTACGTTCCCCCGATGCTCAAGGCTTGGACGTGGGGCACATACATCTTCTTTGCTGTCTTCCTTGCTGCCGGCATGGTATGGGTGCACTTCT from Ascochyta rabiei chromosome 2, complete sequence includes these protein-coding regions:
- a CDS encoding 12-oxophytodienoate reductase, with the translated sequence MAPPPELNVGVPDLEYFTPQHVTSPGTPVSSTQEKPVPALFQPLTIRGTTLRNRILVAPMCQYSTASHGPATGALTDYHIATLGHYALKGAALVMFEATGVQFNGRISPNCPGIWSDAQIPALRRVSDFIKSQGSLSAIQLAHAGRKASTCAPWIAGAQRTSGGKRKVSVRASEAAGGWPDDVVGPMGGEEWTWDEKKLDDEVGGYWAPRALSETEIAELVADWAKAAERSVKAGIDVIEIHGAHGYLIHQFLSPLTNQRTDKYGGSFENRTRLLLEIIQAIRAVIPQSMPLYLRISATEWMEETDLGQRLGSWDVESSIRLAKIVAGLGVDLLDVSSGGNHVQQRLNPFDTKDYQTRIASRIREEVKKDGGKLFIGAVGLITEAEQARDIVEEGGAALAARSSDPDIAQEARAAVRMTDSHNGANGNEPQADVILVARQFLREPEWVLRVAWQLDVDVAWPNQFLRVRFPKL